In bacterium, the genomic stretch ACGCAAGTGCCCGGTTGCGCTCGGAGAAGACCACGGCAAGCCGCATCGTCATTGGAGCGAACGCGCTATCTCACCAGACCCCGGGCACGAGGCGGTACCGGACATTCCGGACGTACTCGGAATACCCGGCGAGATCGTGCTGGAGCATCCGATCCTCGATCATGGTGCGGCGGATCATCAGCGCCGTCATAACGAGCATTGGCGCGAGTGACCACCAGGATCCCAACGCCACGCTGCCACATAACAAGTAGACCAATGCGCCCGTATACCCCGGATGCCGTATGAACCGGTAGGGGCCAGAGGTGATGACTTGCTGTCCCCGATCTGCCTGGATGCGGACGGCCGACGAAAAGAACCGGTTGACGGCCGTGGCCCAGAACGCGAAGGCGAGGCCGGCGATTACGCCCAGCAGCGCGACTACCTGCAGTCCAAGGGGCACGGCCCCCGTCCAACGATAGCGCCCGACGTCAACACCCGCGATTGCATATTGCGCCGTACAGAGTACCAACATGGCTCGCACCGTCAATGGGTCGCGCTCTCCCTTGCCGGGGTGCATCCGTTCCTTGACGAGATCGGGACTTCGCAGAAAGATGACAATGCTGGCCAGCAGACAAAGAACGAGCAGCGCCGCAAGATAGGCCCAGAACATTGGGAGATCGAACCTCCCCGCGGCAGCAAAGAGAATAATCCCCACCGCCACGTCGAACCCCAACACAGAAACCAACGCATACGCCACTCCCAGCCGCACGACCGACCTCCCGGGAACTACGTCCTAGTTGATGATCCGTCCGGTCTGAATAGTTGTGCTCAATCGCTCGGAGGGTCGCAACGCGTTCGTCGAGGTCAAATCCGTCCACAGTCCGAAAGACGCGCCAGGCGTGGATTGATCCGGAATCTCAATTTTGGCTTTCCGACTCTTCTTCAGTGTGCACCTGCCCACATTGTATTGGTGGATTTCACCCGGTTTCCTCCAGCCCGGGCCCCAGAAGAGCCCGGTCTGCCCGTCCTGAGCACGCCAACACCGGCAATTCCGCGCCCGCGTGCGAATTCTCAGACACCTGTCCGTCCTCGCCGCTCGACCTGTCTGCAACCACAGTGTTTGCTTACCCTGCGGGTCCAGGCAGGGCAACAAGCCGTCGTAGGATCGCCCCGAACAGAGTCCGCGTCAGGTGTCCTTCCGCCAGCAGCAACCAGTAGTAGCGCGCGTGTTTCACGAGACGGCCACCCGTCTTCATCAGGCGGTGCTGTGGGCTCGTCAGGGGCCAGGTGTCGATCCGTTTCGGCAGTGCGAGCTGCCGCCACAGGTTCCCCAGATTGTAGGCGATCACGCTCAGCCACAGCCGCACCTCGTTCGCCTGGAACCGATGGCCGCTCAGCCGCGTCATCGCCACCGCCTGCTTGCTCTCCTTAATCCCGTTGACAAGGTGACCAAGGGCTTGCGGCTTCATCCATGAATCCTGTCCCACCGCCGTGGCGTCCTCATCCGGGAAACGGCGAACCAGGAAGCGCTCGAGCGCTTTCTCGATGACTGAGACAATGGCCGCCTTCCAGCCTGAAGACCCAGACTTCGAGGCCCGCCTCCGCGCCAGTTTCCGTCGCCAAAAGAACAGGGGCCGGACCTTAACTACTGCCGGAGGAGCCTGGGAATGATGTGGAAAACTCTTCTTGCGACGAATGCTACACGGCTTTTAGTATGTGGTCGTCGCTATTTGTGAAAAGGGGGGAAGCGATGATTGTACACGCGAC encodes the following:
- a CDS encoding isoprenylcysteine carboxylmethyltransferase family protein; this translates as MRLGVAYALVSVLGFDVAVGIILFAAAGRFDLPMFWAYLAALLVLCLLASIVIFLRSPDLVKERMHPGKGERDPLTVRAMLVLCTAQYAIAGVDVGRYRWTGAVPLGLQVVALLGVIAGLAFAFWATAVNRFFSSAVRIQADRGQQVITSGPYRFIRHPGYTGALVYLLCGSVALGSWWSLAPMLVMTALMIRRTMIEDRMLQHDLAGYSEYVRNVRYRLVPGVW
- a CDS encoding transposase; this translates as MKPQALGHLVNGIKESKQAVAMTRLSGHRFQANEVRLWLSVIAYNLGNLWRQLALPKRIDTWPLTSPQHRLMKTGGRLVKHARYYWLLLAEGHLTRTLFGAILRRLVALPGPAG